A DNA window from Xanthomonas campestris pv. campestris str. ATCC 33913 contains the following coding sequences:
- the secD gene encoding protein translocase subunit SecD — MLEFPRWKYFLILVVLAVSALYALPNVYQKDPSVQITASRGAQLDDALRSRIDADLKSAGITPKAVTREGDSLMVRLPTLQAQTRANDVLRQQLGENYTVALNLASTVPDWLAKLGGRPMVLGLDLVGGVHFAMQVDQKAALEKRLEGFAEDIRTTLRDGRIAYRSVERRGDNSIQVSLGEGASADAARTALAKSQPTLTYDVSGQTISVKVPEAELKQIASGAIEQNLTTLRNRVNALGVSEPTIQRQGEDRIVVELPGLQDTAEAKRLIGATASLEFRAVVEGNAEDAVRSGTIPPEAKVYRLRDSNAPVLLNKRALVTGDQMVSASVSNDQNGMPAVAVTLNNVAGQRMLDYTSANVGKLMSVVYIERIPTVTMVDGKEVRSVRVKEEALSPTRIAGVFGKNFQTTGLEKTEAENLAKLLKSGSLAAPMDFVEEYVIGPSLGAENVERGVTAVVFSFVFTLVFFTVYYRMFGAITSVALLFNLLIVIAVMSLFGATMTLPGFAGLALSVGLSVDANVLINERIREELRLGVPPKSAIVAGYEKAGGTILDANLTGLIVGVALYAFGTGPLKGFALTMIIGIFASMFTAITVSRALAVLIYGSRKKLKSVAI, encoded by the coding sequence ATGCTCGAATTTCCTCGCTGGAAGTATTTCCTGATCCTGGTGGTGCTGGCGGTCAGCGCGTTGTATGCGCTGCCCAACGTCTACCAGAAAGACCCGTCCGTGCAGATCACCGCCAGCCGCGGTGCGCAGCTGGACGACGCGTTGCGCAGCCGGATCGACGCCGACCTCAAGAGCGCCGGCATCACGCCCAAGGCGGTGACCCGGGAAGGCGACAGCCTGATGGTGCGCCTGCCCACCCTGCAGGCGCAGACCCGTGCCAACGACGTGTTGCGCCAGCAGCTGGGCGAGAACTACACGGTGGCGCTGAACCTGGCATCCACGGTGCCGGACTGGCTCGCCAAGCTGGGCGGCCGGCCGATGGTGCTGGGTCTGGACCTGGTCGGCGGCGTGCACTTCGCCATGCAGGTCGATCAGAAAGCCGCGCTGGAAAAGCGCCTGGAGGGCTTTGCCGAGGACATCCGCACCACGCTGCGCGATGGCCGCATTGCGTATCGCTCGGTGGAGCGTCGTGGCGACAACAGCATCCAGGTCTCGTTGGGCGAGGGCGCCAGCGCCGATGCCGCGCGGACCGCGCTGGCCAAGTCGCAGCCAACGCTGACCTACGACGTCAGCGGCCAGACCATCTCGGTGAAGGTGCCGGAGGCCGAACTCAAGCAGATCGCCAGCGGTGCGATCGAGCAGAACCTCACCACCTTGCGCAATCGTGTCAACGCGCTGGGCGTGTCCGAGCCGACCATCCAGCGCCAGGGCGAAGACCGCATCGTGGTCGAATTGCCGGGCCTGCAGGACACCGCCGAGGCCAAGCGCCTGATCGGTGCCACGGCCTCGCTGGAATTCCGTGCGGTGGTCGAAGGCAATGCCGAAGATGCCGTGCGCAGCGGCACCATTCCGCCGGAAGCCAAGGTCTACCGTCTGCGCGACAGCAATGCACCGGTGTTGCTCAACAAGCGCGCGCTGGTGACTGGTGATCAGATGGTCAGTGCCAGCGTCAGCAACGACCAGAACGGCATGCCGGCGGTGGCGGTGACGCTCAACAACGTCGCCGGCCAGCGCATGCTCGACTACACCAGCGCCAATGTCGGCAAGCTCATGTCGGTGGTCTACATCGAGCGCATTCCCACCGTGACCATGGTTGACGGCAAGGAAGTGCGCAGCGTGCGGGTCAAGGAAGAGGCTCTGTCGCCGACCCGCATCGCCGGCGTGTTCGGCAAGAATTTCCAGACCACCGGTCTGGAAAAGACCGAAGCCGAGAACCTGGCCAAGTTGTTGAAGTCCGGCTCGCTGGCCGCGCCGATGGATTTCGTCGAGGAATACGTGATTGGCCCGAGCCTGGGTGCGGAGAACGTGGAGCGCGGCGTCACTGCGGTGGTGTTCTCGTTCGTGTTCACCCTGGTGTTCTTCACCGTCTACTACCGCATGTTCGGCGCGATCACCTCGGTGGCGCTGCTGTTCAACCTGCTGATCGTGATCGCGGTGATGTCGCTATTCGGCGCCACCATGACGCTGCCGGGCTTTGCCGGTCTGGCGTTGTCGGTGGGTCTGTCGGTGGACGCCAACGTGCTGATCAACGAGCGTATCCGCGAAGAATTACGTCTCGGCGTGCCGCCCAAGTCGGCGATCGTGGCCGGTTACGAGAAGGCCGGTGGCACCATCCTCGACGCTAACCTGACCGGGTTGATCGTCGGCGTGGCGCTGTACGCGTTCGGTACCGGCCCGCTGAAGGGCTTCGCGCTGACCATGATCATCGGTATTTTCGCCTCGATGTTCACCGCGATCACCGTGTCGCGCGCGCTGGCGGTGCTGATCTATGGCAGCCGCAAGAAGCTGAAGTCTGTCGCTATTTAA
- the yajC gene encoding preprotein translocase subunit YajC, whose protein sequence is MNLLDFLIPVAQAQATGGAPAPGPMGSLSTFALPIILIAVMYFLMIRPQMKRQKEHKALLDKLSRGDEVITSGGVAGVITDIGENFITVEVADNVRIRVQRSAVGHVLPKGTLKSAS, encoded by the coding sequence ATGAATCTGCTCGATTTCCTGATCCCCGTCGCCCAGGCGCAGGCCACTGGCGGCGCGCCGGCCCCCGGCCCGATGGGAAGCCTGTCCACCTTCGCGTTGCCGATCATCCTGATCGCGGTCATGTACTTCCTGATGATCCGCCCGCAGATGAAGCGCCAGAAGGAACACAAGGCGTTGCTGGACAAGCTGTCGCGTGGCGATGAAGTCATCACCTCCGGCGGCGTGGCTGGCGTGATCACCGATATCGGCGAGAACTTCATCACCGTGGAAGTGGCCGACAACGTGCGCATCCGCGTGCAGCGCAGCGCCGTTGGCCACGTGCTGCCCAAGGGCACGCTGAAGTCCGCCAGCTAA